TCCGATCGAAAAATATCTTGAATATTTCGGCGTTGCCCTGGCTGGCGACCTTGAGCCGATCGGGATCCACGTTGCTCATCATCCTGGTGTTGACGCTGCCCATCAAGGTCAGCAGAGCGTCGGCGGTCTTTATGGAGACCTTGTCGCTTTCATGGATGAACGTCAGTTGCTGGTCGCTGCCCTGCTTCATCATGATCTCTGATAGCTCGGAATTTAATATCTTTACCTGGGGATGGGCTCCCAGCTCCAATGCCAGGCGAAAGCATTCCTTTATCAGCGGCATGGTGAAATACTCGCCCTGAATTATCAGTTTGTCGCCTTTCTTCAGGGCCAGCGAATACTTCATCAGCACCTCGGCGTGCTTTTTCACTCTCGGATCCATATCGTGTCCTTACAATTTAAAATTTTAATTTCCGTTGTTTTAAATCCCCTCGTTCCCCCCCCCCCAATTCCATAGCCCAGAATTGCCCGGCCCGACAGGGATCTGTTTCGCTGAGGCATATGGATATGGGTTGTAAAAAATGGCAACGACCTTGCTAAAGATCCTTGCCACTGATAAAAATGGTCGGGGTGAGTGGATTCGAACCACCGGCCCCTTGACCCCCAGTCAAGTGCGCTAACCGGACTGCGCTACACCCCGACAACGGTTAATTATACGAAATATATCATCCCAAAGCAAGCAGAAAATGACCACCGATTATAACAATTTTAACAGTCCCTTCAATTCATTAATTATCTGCCCCAGTTCGGATCTCTCTTTGAATTGGTTGAAAGGAATCTCCATCTGATCGGGGTCCTGCTCCCTGATCTCGGACAGCCGGCCCCGGGCTCCGGCAATGGTAAAACCGTCCTCGTAAAGCAGCTTTTTTATCATCAGCACCATTTTGATGTCGTCCAGTTGGTACTGCCGCCGTCCTCCCCGGCTTAAGCGGGGCCGTAGCTGGGGGAATTCGGTTTCCCAAAACCTCAGGACGTAGGGCTTCAAAGAGGTCATCTCGCCCACCTCCCGGATGTTGTGGTAAACCTTGGTGCCCGGCAAGCGCTTTGAGGTTTTTGGTTTTTCTTTGCTTTTTTTGGCTGCTGGCTCAATCATCTGGGGCCTCCATAAAGGCGATCATCTTACCTTTTAGCTTTCCCTCGCGACGGTAGGAATGGAACATCCCGGAATGGCATTTGGTGCAAAAATCGCTGACATAGATGTTGCAGGGCTTCATCCCGGCCGTCAGCAGCTGGTCGCGGTTGGCATTTCGCAGGTCCAACAGCCATTTGCCGTTGGCGTCGGCTCTGGCATGTTCCGGCTGGAACCTCTCCGCCACTTCGGAGCCGACCTGGTAGCAATCGGCTTCGATGCCGGGGCCGATGGCGGCCACCAGTTCCTTGGGGCTTAGCCCGTACTCGCTGCAGAAGACATCAACCGCTTTGGCGGCAAATTTATCGGCCGTGCCCTTCCATCCGGCGTGCACCAGGGCCAGACAGCGCCTGTCCGAAGATGCCAGATATACCGGCAGGCAGTCGGCGGTATGAATGGTCAGCACCACGTCGTTGCGGTCGGTCATCAGGCCGTCGGCCTCGACCCGGTGGGGATAGAATTTGTCGAACATGGAATCCACCCGGCGGATATCGCAGCCGTGGACCTGGCTGGTGACCACCGTTTTGTGCCGGGCCGACAGGGAACGGTAGACCCCGGCTTCGTCTATGTCCCGCCCCTGGGTTTTGATCACCAGGCCGTGTTTGATTCCGAATTCGTTGAGGAAATTTAATTCCAGCACGTCGCAGCCGAACCTTTGGGTAACCTGCCAGTATTTTACCATAGCTCCGCCTTGGCATCCCGCCCCATCAGGTCTTTTAAGGCCTCGTCTGGATCCTTATCCTCGAACAGCACCCGATACATCTGCTGGGTGATGGGCATCTCGATGCCATGCTTTTGAGCCAGCAGGTGGGCTGCCTTGGTGGTCTCCACCCCCTCGGCCACCATTGACATATGCTTAAGGATATCGCCCAGTTTGCGGCCCTGTCCGATCTGCTGGCCCACCGAGCGGTTGCGGCTCTGCTGGCTGAAGCAGGTGGTGATCAGGTCCCCCATGCCGGACAGCCCGGCAAAGGTATCCGGCCTGGCCCCCAAAGCCACCCCCAGCCTAGTGATCTCAGCCAGGCCGCGGGTCAACAAAGCCCCCTTGGTGTTGGCCCCCAGGGCCAGCCCGTCTATGATCCCGCCGGCAATGGCGATGATGTTTTTCAGGGAACCGCCCAACTCCAGCCCGATGATGTCATCCCCGGTATATACCCGAAAATAAGGCAACCTCAGCATCTCCTGTACTTCCTTGGCATCCTCCGGGAATTTAGCAGCCACCACCGTGGTGCTGGGAACATGCCGGGCGATCTCGGGCGCAATGTTCGGCCCGGACAGCACCGCCAGCCGGGAAGCTTTTTGCCCCAGCTCCTGTTCCAGCACCTGGGAACAGCGCATCAGACTGGACACCTCTATCCCCTTGATGGCGCTTACCAGCAACCGGTCCTCCCCTAGGAGAGGCAAGAGGTTCCGGCAGACGGAGCGCAAAACTTTGGAGGGAACAGCCCATATGACTGTTCGGCTGCCGGCCAGGCAGCCTTTTAAACCCGATTCAACATTAATGCCATCAGGAAGATTTATGCCCGGGAGAAATTCTTTGTTCTCCCGCTCCTGCTGGATCTTCCTGGCCGCATCGGCCCGGAACTCCCAGAGACCGACCGCATATCCTTTTTCGGCCAGCATCACCGCCAGGGTGGTGCCCCAGTTGCCGGCTCCCAGAACGGTGACTTTCTTTTTGTTCTGTTCCGTCATTTATTGTCCGATGGCGATTTATCTTTTTTGAAACGAAACTTATTTTCCGTCCCGTTTAGCAGCCGGATGATATTTTTTTTATGGGTCAGCATTATCAATATCGTGACCAACCACCCCAGAGCCACGATGGGAACCAGCGGCGTTTGGTCCTGCACTATTCTGTTCACCGCAGCCGACAGGGGAAAGATCAGGGAGGCAATTATTGATCCCAATGAAACATACCCGAAGGCCAAAAAGACTATGGCGAACGACCCCAAAGCGATCAAGGTTGCCGCTGGTTCCAGGGCCAAAAGGACTCCGGAGGCGGTGGCCACCCCTTTGCCGCCCTTGAATCTGAGGTAGGGGGTGAACACGTGCCCCAGGATGGCCGCCAGCCCCACTGCGATATAGAACCATTGGTCGGGAATACTAGTGCTGGGCCAGACCATCTTTGATATCAGGACCGGCAGAAAACCCTTGAGGGTATCCAGAAGATACACCGTCAATCCCGGCCCCTTACCCATCACCCGGAAGACATTGGTGGCCCCTACGTTCCGGCTGCCGTGCTCCCGGATGTCAAGGCCCTTGATCTTCCCGGCAATGAAACCGAAAGGAACGCCCCCGGCCAGGTAGGCAGATACGATATAGCATATTTTTATCAGCATTTGGTCATCAACCTTCATCTTGCGGTTGTCATATTAGATCAGTCTTCCCCCTTGGAGGAATGATACCTCGGCCGGCCGCCGTAATCTACATAGTTTCGTTCACTCCAGTCGGCCGGCGGCTTGGAACGCTTGAACATCAACCGAATGGGCGTCCCTTTTAATCCCAGACCATCATGAAGCTGCCGGTGGAGGTATTTCTGGTAGTTGGGCGCCACCAACTCCGGCTCGGAGGCCTTGATCAGGAAGCGGGGCGGGGCCACGCCGGTCTGGGTTATGGAGTACAGGTCGATCCTCTTTCCCTTGATGCTGGGCGGCCGGTTCTTCTCCACCGCCCGGTCGAAGGCCCGGGCCAGGGCCTCCGGCTCGATATTCTTGCGCCACAGGCAGAAGGACGAAATCACGGTCTGCAGCAGCTGGGGCATCCCCTGCTCCTCGGTGGCCGAGGTGAAGATGAACTCGGCAAAATTCAGAAAAGGCATCTGCTCCTTAAGCCAGCCCAGATAATTGGCCTTGTTGGGGTCCTTCTGGAGATCCCATTTATTTATTACCACCATCAGCGCCTTGTTGGAGCGTTCCAGCATCGAGGCCAGGGTAAGGTCCAAATGGGACAGCCCTTCGGAGCTGTCCAGCACCAGCACCCCCACATCGGCCCGCTCCAGGCTTCTCTCGGTCCTGAGGGTGGTATAGAATTCTATGGAGTCCTTGACCTTGCTTTTCCTCCTCAGCCCGGCGGTGTCGATCAGCAGATATTTCTGATTGCGCCATTCGAAGACCGTGTCCACCGAATCCCGGGTGGTGCCGGGCACCGAATCCACTATCACCCTCTCCTCCCCGGTGATGGCGTTGATCAGGGAAGATTTGCCCACGTTGGGTTTTCCCAGCACCGCCACTTTGATGGTGGACGGGTCCAGGGGCTCAATTCTATTTCTGGGCAGCATCTCCACCACCTTGTCCAGCATGTCGCCGATGGCCCGGCCCGGCCCGGCCGCGATCAAAAACGGCTCCCCCAGGCCCAGCTTCATGAACTCGTAGGAATCGCCCTCCTGCTTCGGCTCATCAACCTTGTTGACCAGCAGCAGATACGGCTTATTGACTTTGCGGATCAGCTTGGCCACATGGTAATCGATATCGGTGATCCCGGTCTGGCGATCCACCACCATCAGCAGCACATCGGCCTCCTCCAGGGCTATCTCCACCTGGCGCTTGATGGACTTCTCCATCCGGTCTTCGGTGTTGGGCACCAGCCCGCCGGTATCGATCAGATAGAAATCCCGGCCGTTCCAGTCCGCCAGGGCATAGTTGCGGTCCCGGGTGACGCCGGGCCGGTCGTCCACGATAGCCAGCTTGCGCTTGAGGATCCGGTTGAACAGGGTGGATTTGCCCACGTTGGGGCGTCCGATAATGGCCACGGTTGGGTTAGGCATGTTTCCTCTTTCTAAAAGATCCCCAGGCGGCCGAGACGGCCAATGCCGAGAGGACCGTGCCGGCAATAATTGCGCCCCAGATGCCCATCAGCACCAGAGCAGTTACAATGGCAGCGGCTATCAATACCCCCAGGCTTATGAAAAGCAGCGATGGCCAGAATTTTATTCCGAACAGAAAGGCCGCCACCGCCCCGGTCCAGGCTCCGGTGACAGGCAGTGGCACGGCAACGAAAAGCATCAGCCCCACCATTTCGTATTTTTTAACCAGATCGCTCCGGCTCCTGGTGCGGGAAAACAACCATCCAAAGAACCTGTCGAACAGGGGAACTTTTCTCAGCCAGCTGGACACCGGCCCCAGGAAAAGCAGTATCGGGATCACCGGAATCAGATTGCCGAACACCGATAAAATTACCGCCGGAATGATCGGAATGCCCAGCAGCTGATATGCCACCGGAATGGCCCCCCGCAGTTCAAAGATCGGCAGCATGGCAATGATCATGGTCACCAGCCAAGCCGGCAGTCCCCAGGAATTGATCTGCTGGATCAAGGATTCTTTGCCGGCCCAGCAGGCAGAATAGCCGGATACAATGATTGCCGTGGTAACTAATAAATGCCTGAATAGTCTGTTTTGTGCCATCAGATATTAGATCCTTCCCTTGAGCCGGCTATAAAGCATTCCCAGGTATTCATGCCAGCCGGCCTCGGCTTTGCGAAAGCCGGTGGAATTGGGGAACAAGCGGCCGGGGTTGAACTGCAATTCTTTTTTATTTAAGAAGTCGGTTGGCGCCGCAATGCAGGGGATTTCGGCATTTTTGAACAACGCCATGGATCTCGGCATATGAACCGCCGAGGTGACCAGAAAAACGCTGTCGGTCCCCACCAGGTGTTTGATCAGCCTGGCCTGCTCCTCGGTATCGCGGGATAATATCTCTGTCATCATTTCATCCCGCGGCACCCCCAGGGCCAGGGCCAGTTGCGCCATGCCCTGGCCCTCCGGGACCGGGTTGAAGACCGGACCGCCTGAGAACAGCAGCTTGGCGCCTGGCAAACACCGGTAGATCCTGATACCCTCCACGGTCCGCACCGCCGAGCCGTTGCTCAATTGCGAGGTGATGGGCAGCCGGGGATCGCTGTTCATCCCTCCGCCCAGCACCACCACCCATTTGACGCTGGTGTGGGTTTCGATATCGGCCGGTGCAGGATATCTGTTCTCCAGGTCACTCAACATCATATCGCCGATAATTCCATACCCCAGTAGCAGCATAATCAGGAAGGAAGCAGCGGTAACGATCCAGCCAGCCTTCTTCTTTTTTAGCGGCCATATAAGCAGGATACCTGCAGCCAGAAGCAGCATCACCACCGGCAGCGGCATGATGATGCCGCTGATTATTTTTTTTATTATGAACATCAAGCCTTCATTTGAGATTTCTTTTGAGGCTCATACGCCAGTGGCGGTTCCAGAGGATCGCCAGGAAACAGGAGATCCCTCCGTAGGCGAACCCCGCCAGCAGGTCAACCACATAATGGTATCCGCCGTAAACGGTGGATAACAACAGCAGAATAGTCACCGCCAGGAACAGCGAGGACCAGGCCCGGGCGTAGCGCCACATGAAAACGCAGATTGCCACCGAGGCGGCGGCATGGCCCGATGGAAAAGCTCCTCCCCTATGGGCCGCTTTAGCTATAAAGAACCCGACCTGGTCGGTGATCCAACCTCCGTTCAGGGGAAGGTCATGATAATAGATGAACCTCGGGCTATGGGCCGGCAGCAGAATGAACAGGATATACGTGCCGTACAATGCGGTGATGATGATCATCTGCAGATTCTCGAACTGCCATCTTCCCTTTTTCAGATAGAGGATCAGACAGCTGAGGAATATCAGCGCGAAGAACAGGCAGTAGGAAGCCTGCATCAGGTCGGTGAACCAGGGGCTTCCCAAACTCCGGAGGAACAACGTCGGATCGCCCCCCAGCAGGGCCATATCTGCCCGGTGCAGCAGGCCGTCGATGGTCCAGGGAAACAGGGCGTGGACGAAATACTTGGTGCCGCTGTAAACCCAAGGCAATGACAGTATGGGATACCATTCCGAGACAAAATTAAGCCAGGGCCGGTCCAAACGATTGTTGATCACTCTCAGCAATATCATGGCTGCGGTGGAAAAAAAATACTTCCAGAAAGCGATCTGCCAATCGCCGATGTTGTCCCTGAATATCAGTGTCAACAGGGTCATCAGCAGGTGGAACCCCACGATCAGCCAATCCACCGGCCGGAATGTTTTATACCCCAGCGTGATCATAGACTAAATTCAGAGTTTTTTGATCAACCCCTCCAGACCGACCACTACCTTAACCGGTTTGAGCCTTCTTTTGAATTCCCCCAGGCTCAGGTCATCGATGAATTTTCCCTCGCGATTCAACAGGTTCTCCGGAAGGACGATCAGGTCGGGATCCTTTTTCCCGGTTTTCAGGGATGAAAGAATATCCCCGCCGGATAGCAGTCCGCTGACGGTTACCGTATCGCCAAACAGACCATTTTCGACCAACAAGGTCTCGCATTTCAGGCCCTGGATCCTATTTAGTCTGGCAACTACCGGCCTTAACACCTTGGCTCCCGAGATCCCGGATATCAAAAGAATAGTTTTTCCCCGTTTCAGCTTTGGAGGGAGATCGGAGGACAGGGCACGGAAGCAATTCCAAAAGTCCCGGACCATCCCCACCCCATTGTCCAACTGGGGATAATCATCATACCAAAATGAAGCCGGAAAGTCAAGTCCGGCATTAAGATAGAACTCGTCAGCAAAGTAAAGGATTGTTTTTTTAAACCTTTGTCTTAACTGCCGTTGCAATCTCTTATATTCTTCAATAAGTTGTTGGGAATATTTCTTGGTTATGGCTCTGAGCGGATAGAGCTTCTGCCGGTGCTTGGTCAGCCCCACCGGAACCACCGCAATGCTTTTTACTCCGGGATATAGTTTCAACAGATCGGACAGACTTTTTTTCAAATGCCGCCCGTCATTGATGCCCGGGCACAACACGATCTGAGTATGCAGTTCAATTCCCCCGGCAATCAGGTCCTTCATGATCTTTAAAATATCATCATCCCGCCGGCTCCCCAGCAGCCTCTGTCTCAGTCCGGCCTCTGTAGCATGGACCGAAATGTACAAGGGGCTCAATCGCTGTTGTTTTATCCTCTCCAGGTCGGAACGGCCTATATTGCTCAGGGTGATGTAATTGCCGTAGAGAAAAGACAAACGGTAATCCTCATCCTTGAAATATAGGGCCTGGCGCATGCCCCGGGGCATCTGGTCCACAAAACAAAAAATGCATTTGTTCCCGCAGGAATGAAACTTCGGCTCCTCCAGAACGACGCCCAGCGGATCGTCATAGTCCTTTTCGATCAGCAAGCGATGCATTTTGCCCGCCCTATCTTTATAGACGACATCCAGCAGGTCATCGCTCTGGTGAAAACGGAGGTCGATATTGTCGCTTACCTTATGGCCGTTTACGGAAAGCAGCTCAAACATCGGCCGGAGGCCTGCTATGTACCCCAAACCTTTATTGCGTACGGATGTAATTTTCATAAAACATAATAATGGGGAGATTTTCATCTCCCCATACGATAGATAGTAGATTAAAGTTTTCGTTTATTTATCGGATTTCATGATCTTGACTTTATCTTTCAGCGCCAACTTATTGCCGGTCAGTTGCTTAGTTATCCGGCAAAGCGCCGAGTTTAACATCACCTTGGTCACGGATAATTCGGCCTTGTCGACCGGCTCCACATCAAGTATCTCCCCGGTATCCGGGTTGCGGATCTCCCTCTCGCCGAATACCAGCAGCCTATCGCCCACCTTAAGCCCGGACTTGGAGCCGATGTCTACATAGACCTCCCCGCTGGTCTCCAACCGCACGATCTTCCCGTCACCGGATGAAACGGACCTGGCGCCGTTGGCGTTATTCACGGCCACCTGCTGGTTCTCCGAGGGCAGGGTGCCGCGGAAGGCATTCCGCAGCTGGGCCACATCCTCGATATACAGCCGATTGCCGGGTTCGATGACCTGGGCCTTATTGTAGGTCAGCTCGGCCTTCTCCACCTCGCCCATGGCCTCATAGGCCACTCCCAGATTGTGCCACAAGGCCGGGTCCTTCTGGTTGCCGATCGATAATCTTTCCCATATCTCGGCTGCCCGCTTCCACTCGCCCTGCTTGGCGTAGGCGGCGCCCATCTGTTTGGGATCGGCCTTGGATTTGATCAGCCTTTTGGCCACCAGAATGTAATGGGGAGAGATATCCTTGACAAAGGACTCGGTTACCGCATTCAACAGCCCGCTTAATATCTGCTCGTCCCCCGGGATGTTGTCCTTGTAGCTGCGCTGGGAGCTGGAGCTCTGGGTCTTGCTGACCGCCACCTTGCCGGAGGCGATGTCCACCATCCGGTAGTTGATGGAGACCGTTCCGCTTTTGCTGGTGCGCTCCTCCGGCACCAGCACGGTCTTCATGATCTCTTCTTTTACCTTGTATTTCTTCTTGGTGAAGGGGTTGGTCTTCTCCACCTCTTCGTAGCGCCCGGTACCGGTCTTCTTCTTCACCATCTCGGTGCGGCGGTTGGTCTCCACGTTGTAGGAGATGATCTCGCCGGTGATGATGGCGTCCACCCCCAGGATGGCGCCCAGCTCCTTGATGGTGCCAGGGTCCACCGCGCCGGTCATGTTGAAGGCATGCTCCTTCATCACCGACTGGATCTTGCCCCGCTCCATGATCTGGTAAAATCCCTGGGTGTTAAGCTGTGACACCAGCACATTGCCCACCGCCGGGCCCAGACTGCGATGGGTGGGGTCGTCAAAGTCCACCACCGCCAGCCGGGTGACCGCGGGTATCTGCAGGTTGGCCCTCTCCAGACGCTTGAACCTGACCATGGACGGCCCGCAGGAAATCAGGATCAACGCCGCTATAGCTGTCGGTAAAAATAATTTTAGTCTGTTCATCATAAAATTCCCAAATAATTAATAAAGATTACTCCCGGTTTATCCCCAGCTTCTTGTCACGCTCCTGGTTCCACCGGACCCAGTCGTCCTGGCTGTCCATGATGGGATTGAAATTGACGATATCATAGGTCCCGTCGGGGTGGATGGTGATCTCCATCTGGGCCTTGACGATCTGCACCCACTGCTCCATGGTTACCTCGCTGGGCCCGGAGATCTGGGACGGCCCTTCTATCTCGCCCTGCTTTCCGCCGGCCTTGGCCTTCTTCTGCTCCATGAACTTGACTATGGGCTTGTTGTCCACCGCCACCTCGCCGCTGTAGACCGCGATCTTGGTGGTCTGGTCGTCGGAGACGGCCATCCGGTAGACCGTGCCGCGGACCGCCGCCACCGCGGTGGGCGATTCCAGCTGGAACTTGGTCTTCTTGCTCATCTTGTTGACATTGGCCCACACCTTGCCGCTCCAGACCTTGGCGGTGGCCGTCTGGGCTCCGTTCTTCTCCTTTTTGGCGTCAATGATGTCCAGCTTGGAGTTGCCGTCTATCCGGATGATGCTGCCGTCGGCGAACCCGATCTCGGCCCGGGAATCGTCCTGGGTCTTCACCTTCTGCCCGGAGAGCAGGGATTGGTTGAACAGGGCCTTGCTCCAGGCATTTTTCCTGGGCTTCTGTACCTCAACCTGGCCGGTATAGAAGGTGATCTTGGCGACGGACGAGGTCTTGGCTATCAGCTGCCCTGACACCATGCCCATTACCACCAGGGCGGTGATCAGGAAAAGCCAGATAACCCCGTTGGAACTGTTTTTGATATGTTTCATAATATCCTCCTAAAAAATAAAGCCTTAATATTAAGGAGAGCCGTTAAGGGTGGTCTTTTTTTACCGCTAAGGCGCAAAGCTTGCCTTGAGCTTGCCGAAGGAAACGCTAAGGAACTCGTAAAATATTGCCAAGAATATCATTCCGCACCAGAGTCTTCATGGTTTTAAGTTACGGGGGGAATAAACTTCGCGCCCTTAGCGTCTTCGCGGTGACTGGATTCCAATGACTACAATTAATCGCTCTAGTTAATACTACTATATCGGGGAAATTTATTTCTCCCTGACCAGATCGCCCATTTTAAACCCGGAACCGGAAATAACTTTTGCCGTAGCATACTTGTCCTTGGCATCCACCACCTCGATGGTGCCGATCTGCTTCTCTTCGCTGCCCAAGGAAAGCCCGGTATCGGGGTCGATGATCTCCTCGCCCTGCGAGAATACATTGAAAACATCTCCGGCCTTCACCCCGCCCTCTGCCCCGGGCTTCAGCATGACGGTCTTGTCGGCATTGACCTTGAGTATCTTGCCGCTCCAGGGAAGCTTGTCCATGGCCTTGGTGATCATCTCCACCACCTTATTGACCGCCTTGCGGGTGGCCTTGCCTGATAGGGTCTGGTCGAAACGGGAGTCGTTGGAAAAAGCAAAATCATCGGTGCCCACATCCAGGCCTTTTTTGCTCTCCTCCTCGGCAATGCCGTCGGCCGCCACGATCTCGCCGGTGGTGGTGTTGACCAGCCGGATATCCATCCCCACCCGGGCGGTCTTGGTCTCCACCCCCACTTTATTCAGGCCGAACATCCCCTTGGAGACCTTGCTCCCTACCGACCCGCCAACAGAGGATTCCTTCTGTCCGAATTCATTGACGCTGCCCAGCACTATCAGCTCCACCCCCAGAAGCTTGCCGACCTGGGCCGCACTCTGGGGGGTGACCGCACCGCTCAGGCCCAATTTCTGTTCCTTCATCACCTGCTCCAGTTGCTGGCGCTCGATGACCATGAATTTGCCGGATTTCACCAAGGCGGTGGTCAGCATGTCGGCCATCCCGGAGCCTATGTGCCAGCCGCCGTGCCCGGTCTTGTTCTCGAAATCCACCACCGCTACCCTCTTTTTAAGGCCGCCGGATTTCCCCGCCATGGCAACGCTTGAGACCAGCGTACAGGCCAGGGCAATGAAAGTAAAAATAGCTACGATTCTTTTCATCTATATTCCTCCCTTGTTATTTTCTGACCACTAATTTCAGGTTGATCTTGTTGGCGGTGCGGCTGATTATCCTGACCCTGAAATTGGGGAATGTCTTGTACAGCAGTTCCGAGGCCAGCTGGCCGCTGTTGAACTTGGTATCCACCTCTATCAGCCCGGTGCTGCCGGCCATCTCCCGCTCGGACACGCCCTTGATGCCCCGGATCTCGTACTTCAGGATGTTGACCAGGTCGGTGTACATCTGGTAATCGGTGATCCCGGTAACGTTGAGGGTGACGGTGTTGGAGCCCCGGGTGAATTTCTTGACGATCTCGTCGGCCAGGTAATCGGCCACCTTGTTGGCGGCCATCTCGATGGCCTTGGTGCCGCCGGCCACTTCGTCGATATGAATGGTCTTGTCGCTCTGGCTCTTGGAGACCAGCACCCGGCCGTCATCGGTGTTGAGGGCCTTCACCGAAACGGTGGCCTGCATGGACTTCATGCCGCCCAGCATATCGCTGACCCCGGAGGCCTCCTTGGCAAAGGACTTGCCCACGATGATCACCTCGGCTCCGGCTCTATCGCCGATAAAGGCCGCCGCCGTATTATCGCCCTGCAGGGCCGCCATTGCCTTATCCTTGCGCATGTTGCGTTCCATGGTCTCCTGGTCCACGAACTCGAAGCCCTTGTTGCGCATGTTCTCCATGATGGCGTTCTCAGCTACGTTCAGATTGACATCCAGTCCGCTGTATTGGGTCTGTCCGATATTCTGCTCGGTGATCAGCACCATCAACCGGGGATTGCCGGCCCCCCTCAGGATGTCGCCGATGTCCTCTTTGATGGCCCCGGCCCGGACCTGGGCCTTGACCTTGACGTTATAGGTCATCCCGTTGTCGGCCTCGCCCTCGCTGAGCACCGAGTAGGCCTTGACATAGCCCTTGGCCTTGGCGTAGATGTTGTCCTCCACCACCATGGCGTTCTCCACCACCGTGCTGGAGCTGATCACCGCGCCGGTGACCTGTTCCACCGCATTGCGCAGGGCATCCTGAATGGCCACATCGCGGGCCATGGCCTTGTCGTTATTTAATACTGATGCCGTGCCGTCGGTGGTGATCTCCCTCAGTTCATCCTGGGCATATGACAGGGAGAAGACCATAGCAACAGCAACCATGAATAATAATAGCTTCCTCATCATGCAATAAAACCTCCCAATGGATTTAAGTCTGACATAAATTACGGGGAGAAGCAGGTTTGGTTCCCTTTTGCCTTCTCCCCATAATAATTTGGTTATCCG
This genomic interval from Candidatus Edwardsbacteria bacterium contains the following:
- a CDS encoding DUF512 domain-containing protein, producing the protein MFELLSVNGHKVSDNIDLRFHQSDDLLDVVYKDRAGKMHRLLIEKDYDDPLGVVLEEPKFHSCGNKCIFCFVDQMPRGMRQALYFKDEDYRLSFLYGNYITLSNIGRSDLERIKQQRLSPLYISVHATEAGLRQRLLGSRRDDDILKIMKDLIAGGIELHTQIVLCPGINDGRHLKKSLSDLLKLYPGVKSIAVVPVGLTKHRQKLYPLRAITKKYSQQLIEEYKRLQRQLRQRFKKTILYFADEFYLNAGLDFPASFWYDDYPQLDNGVGMVRDFWNCFRALSSDLPPKLKRGKTILLISGISGAKVLRPVVARLNRIQGLKCETLLVENGLFGDTVTVSGLLSGGDILSSLKTGKKDPDLIVLPENLLNREGKFIDDLSLGEFKRRLKPVKVVVGLEGLIKKL
- a CDS encoding FecR domain-containing protein; the encoded protein is MKHIKNSSNGVIWLFLITALVVMGMVSGQLIAKTSSVAKITFYTGQVEVQKPRKNAWSKALFNQSLLSGQKVKTQDDSRAEIGFADGSIIRIDGNSKLDIIDAKKEKNGAQTATAKVWSGKVWANVNKMSKKTKFQLESPTAVAAVRGTVYRMAVSDDQTTKIAVYSGEVAVDNKPIVKFMEQKKAKAGGKQGEIEGPSQISGPSEVTMEQWVQIVKAQMEITIHPDGTYDIVNFNPIMDSQDDWVRWNQERDKKLGINRE